Proteins from a genomic interval of Piscinibacter sp. HJYY11:
- a CDS encoding pectate lyase, translating into MQRRMFVMSSLAPVALTACGGGEDATETATSADAERATALQATTTPTPPATGTRAAALDALKRAAKFMNETVSYRGGYVWQYLPDFSTVWGEMEAKRTMCWIQPPGTPTAGHAFLDAYHATGAEYFYEAAHRTARALVEAQHPAGGWNYIYDFAGERSLRQWYTTIGANGWRLEEFQHYYGNATFDDAGTAVSSQFLLRMYLEKRDPRFLVPVLKAIGFVLAAQFKGGMADGGWPQRWPVNPNAISSMPRPNPSQLPEGSWAGMEDGDYTTMVTFNDDVAGENIKFLLMCVVSLGATQLVPYIHRAMECLRRLQQPGPQAGWGLQHLATDRGGRPAGAPAGARSYEPRGLATHTTQTNVQQLFNYFRLTGDRKYLARVPEALDWLETCKLTPQQIADNPLLAGRTHPTYIELGTNVGRFVHRYGSNIWNGAYYFNHDHRNTLSHYSAGRNINITGMRNTYAQLMAMTDAQVADLVARSPLNAKKPRALPTYFSIREVDFADLYEGAVMTTPTVTEAQAQAVVDDLGSKNHWLTRLPQVTNAYKGNGPATPHLGNEYMSKHVGDVYDTSPYDAADPPRIDPYVVKEQPLGISTANWVSNMGRLIAFVSPVTAPTT; encoded by the coding sequence ATGCAACGAAGAATGTTCGTGATGTCCAGCCTGGCGCCGGTGGCGCTGACCGCCTGCGGCGGAGGCGAGGACGCGACCGAGACGGCCACCTCGGCCGATGCCGAACGCGCCACCGCGCTGCAGGCGACCACAACCCCTACGCCGCCGGCGACTGGCACCCGTGCCGCGGCACTCGATGCGCTGAAACGCGCCGCGAAGTTCATGAACGAGACGGTGTCGTACCGCGGCGGCTACGTGTGGCAGTACCTGCCCGACTTCTCCACCGTGTGGGGCGAGATGGAGGCCAAGCGCACGATGTGCTGGATCCAGCCGCCCGGCACGCCGACCGCGGGCCATGCCTTCCTCGACGCCTACCACGCAACCGGCGCGGAGTATTTCTACGAGGCGGCCCACCGCACCGCGCGCGCACTGGTCGAAGCGCAACACCCGGCCGGCGGCTGGAACTACATCTACGACTTTGCCGGCGAACGGTCGCTGCGCCAGTGGTACACGACCATCGGCGCCAACGGCTGGCGGCTCGAGGAGTTCCAGCACTACTACGGCAACGCGACCTTCGACGATGCGGGCACGGCGGTCTCGTCGCAGTTCCTGTTGCGCATGTACCTCGAGAAGCGCGACCCGCGTTTCCTCGTGCCGGTGCTGAAGGCGATCGGCTTCGTGCTCGCAGCGCAGTTCAAGGGCGGCATGGCCGATGGCGGCTGGCCGCAGCGCTGGCCGGTCAACCCGAACGCGATCTCGTCGATGCCGCGCCCGAACCCGTCGCAATTGCCCGAAGGCTCGTGGGCCGGCATGGAAGACGGCGACTACACGACGATGGTCACCTTCAACGACGACGTGGCCGGCGAGAACATCAAGTTCCTGCTGATGTGCGTGGTGAGCCTGGGCGCGACGCAGCTCGTGCCCTACATCCACCGCGCGATGGAATGCCTGCGCCGCCTGCAGCAGCCCGGCCCGCAGGCCGGCTGGGGCCTGCAGCACCTCGCAACCGACAGAGGCGGCCGGCCCGCGGGCGCGCCCGCCGGGGCGCGCAGCTACGAGCCGCGCGGCCTGGCCACGCACACCACGCAGACCAACGTTCAGCAGCTCTTCAACTACTTCCGCCTCACCGGCGACCGCAAGTACCTCGCGCGCGTGCCCGAGGCGCTCGACTGGCTGGAGACCTGCAAGCTCACGCCGCAGCAGATCGCCGACAACCCCTTGCTCGCCGGCCGCACACACCCGACCTACATCGAGCTCGGCACCAACGTCGGCCGCTTCGTGCACCGCTACGGCTCCAACATCTGGAATGGCGCCTACTACTTCAACCACGACCACCGCAACACGCTCAGCCACTACTCGGCCGGCCGCAACATCAACATCACCGGCATGCGCAACACCTATGCGCAACTGATGGCGATGACCGACGCGCAGGTCGCCGACCTCGTGGCCCGCTCGCCGCTCAACGCAAAGAAGCCGCGCGCGTTGCCGACCTACTTCTCGATACGCGAGGTCGATTTCGCCGACCTCTACGAAGGCGCGGTGATGACCACGCCGACGGTGACGGAGGCGCAGGCCCAGGCGGTGGTCGACGACCTCGGCAGCAAGAACCACTGGCTCACGCGCCTGCCGCAGGTCACCAACGCCTACAAGGGCAACGGCCCCGCGACGCCGCACCTCGGCAACGAGTACATGAGCAAGCACGTGGGCGACGTGTACGACACCTCGCCCTACGACGCGGCCGACCCGCCGCGCATCGATCCCTACGTGGTGAAGGAGCAGCCGCTGGGCATCTCCACGGCCAACTGGGTGTCGAACATGGGGCGGCTGATCGCGTTCGTGTCGCCGGTGACGGCGCCCACGACCTGA
- a CDS encoding FadR/GntR family transcriptional regulator, whose product MNLPAAASKRSKPRNLALDLVDALTEQVRAGSLEIGAKLPTEAAIMETFGVSRTVVREALSKLQASGVVQTRHGIGTFVVGLGDPGAFRVGPEQLATLRDVISVLELRIGVETEAAALAAQRRTEANLAVMRQALDEFGAAVEAGRDAVAADFAFHAELARATQNPRYADLIGALGITAIPRVRLQPERSEDAERLDYLRRVHREHESIFEAIATQDAEAARAAMRTHLTNSRERRRRAAAMASNG is encoded by the coding sequence ATGAACCTGCCCGCCGCGGCCAGCAAGCGATCCAAACCCCGCAACCTGGCGCTGGACCTCGTCGATGCCCTGACCGAGCAGGTGCGCGCCGGCTCGCTCGAGATCGGCGCCAAGCTGCCGACCGAGGCGGCCATCATGGAAACCTTCGGCGTCAGCCGCACCGTGGTGCGCGAGGCCTTGTCGAAGCTGCAGGCCTCGGGCGTGGTGCAGACGCGCCACGGCATCGGCACCTTCGTGGTCGGCCTGGGCGACCCGGGCGCGTTTCGCGTCGGGCCCGAGCAACTGGCGACGCTGCGCGACGTGATCTCCGTGCTCGAGCTGCGCATCGGCGTGGAAACCGAAGCGGCCGCCTTGGCCGCGCAGCGCCGCACCGAGGCCAACCTCGCGGTGATGCGACAGGCACTCGACGAGTTCGGCGCTGCGGTCGAAGCCGGCCGCGATGCCGTCGCCGCCGACTTCGCCTTTCACGCGGAGCTGGCGCGCGCGACCCAGAACCCGCGCTACGCCGACCTGATCGGCGCGCTCGGCATCACCGCGATCCCGCGCGTGCGCCTGCAGCCCGAACGTTCGGAAGACGCCGAGCGTCTCGACTACCTGCGCCGTGTGCACCGCGAGCACGAGAGCATCTTCGAAGCCATCGCCACGCAGGACGCCGAAGCCGCCCGCGCGGCGATGCGCACCCACCTGACCAACAGCCGCGAGCGCCGCCGCCGTGCGGCCGCGATGGCCAGCAACGGCTGA
- a CDS encoding alpha/beta hydrolase gives MMRSRRHLLALASMGAFGLTGCGTPGPAAAPTFTLPMADGTPLFVRRWLAVSGTPKGVVQIIHGAAEHSARYDRVAKHLNRDGWLVYADDHRGHAGTRVRTKALGDAGPDAWNKFVSDEKALTDHIKQQHPGLKVFLLGHSMGSFIAQDYVQRYGNAVSGVVLSGSNGVLANADQTVAAVRDLAKKDPLGPSPVFASVFESFNKPFTGKAGFEWLSRDAAEVKKYTDDPTCGFAFSNELVADFFTGLRDLWNPANEARIPKGMPIYVLSGDQDPVGGNTAGLKILLANYQRYGLTDVQHKFYPGARHEILNETNRDEVERDIIAWLNARR, from the coding sequence ATGATGCGTTCCCGCCGCCACCTCCTTGCCCTTGCCAGCATGGGCGCGTTCGGCCTGACGGGCTGCGGCACCCCCGGCCCCGCGGCCGCGCCGACCTTCACCTTGCCGATGGCCGACGGCACGCCGCTTTTCGTGCGCCGCTGGCTGGCGGTGAGCGGCACGCCCAAGGGCGTGGTGCAGATCATTCACGGCGCAGCGGAGCACAGCGCCCGGTACGACCGTGTCGCGAAGCACCTCAACCGCGATGGCTGGCTCGTGTATGCCGACGACCACCGCGGCCACGCCGGCACCCGCGTGCGCACCAAGGCGCTGGGCGACGCCGGGCCCGACGCGTGGAACAAGTTCGTGAGCGACGAGAAGGCGCTCACCGACCACATCAAGCAGCAGCACCCAGGGCTCAAGGTCTTCCTGCTCGGCCACAGCATGGGCTCGTTCATCGCGCAGGACTATGTGCAGCGCTATGGCAACGCCGTGTCCGGCGTCGTGCTCTCGGGCAGCAACGGCGTGCTCGCCAATGCCGACCAGACGGTCGCCGCGGTGCGCGACCTGGCGAAGAAAGACCCGCTCGGCCCGTCGCCGGTGTTCGCCTCGGTCTTCGAGTCGTTCAACAAGCCCTTCACCGGCAAGGCCGGCTTCGAGTGGCTGAGCCGCGATGCCGCCGAGGTGAAGAAATACACCGACGACCCGACCTGCGGCTTTGCGTTCAGCAATGAGCTGGTCGCCGATTTCTTCACCGGCCTGCGCGACCTCTGGAACCCGGCCAACGAAGCGCGCATCCCCAAGGGCATGCCGATCTACGTGCTCTCGGGCGACCAGGACCCAGTGGGCGGCAACACCGCGGGCCTCAAGATCCTGCTGGCCAACTACCAGCGCTACGGCCTCACCGATGTGCAGCACAAGTTCTACCCCGGTGCGCGGCACGAGATCCTGAACGAGACCAACCGCGACGAGGTGGAGCGCGACATCATCGCGTGGCTCAACGCCCGGCGGTGA
- a CDS encoding HupE/UreJ family protein codes for MSCTRRWLFTGITAFLALFAGLSGLAQAHKPSESYLTIRTDESSPAGLSGQWDIALRDLDFAIGLDADGDGAITWGETRAKHAEIAAYALARLSLQADGQPCTLAVPRQLVDRHTDGVYSVLELSIRCPSPSPAELSLEYRLFADLDQQHRGLLKLQTARGARSVVLDPAAGKTPFVLRDVHPASQFLSYGREGVWHIWIGFDHILFLVSLLLPAVLVWRKPRWEPASSFRSAFWEVAKVVTAFTAAHSITLSLATLGWVSLPSRWVESAIAASVVLAALNNLRPLVEGRRWLVAFCFGLIHGFGFASVLQDLGLPPDALLLSLVGFNLGVEVGQLAIVAVLLPIAFVLRRQWVYKRLILVGGSLLIALLAAVWFIERVGNLELMPF; via the coding sequence ATGAGCTGCACCCGGCGGTGGCTCTTCACCGGCATCACCGCCTTCCTCGCCCTCTTCGCCGGCTTGAGCGGCCTGGCGCAGGCGCACAAACCCTCCGAGAGCTACCTCACGATCCGCACGGACGAGTCCAGCCCCGCCGGCCTGTCGGGCCAGTGGGACATTGCCCTGCGCGACCTCGATTTCGCGATCGGCCTCGACGCCGATGGCGATGGCGCCATCACCTGGGGCGAGACGCGCGCCAAGCATGCGGAGATCGCGGCCTACGCGCTCGCGCGCCTGTCGCTGCAGGCCGATGGCCAGCCCTGCACGCTTGCCGTGCCGCGCCAGCTGGTCGACCGCCACACCGACGGTGTCTACAGCGTGCTCGAGCTGTCGATCCGCTGCCCGAGCCCCTCGCCTGCCGAGCTGTCGCTCGAGTACCGCCTCTTCGCCGACCTCGACCAGCAGCACCGCGGCCTGCTCAAGCTCCAGACGGCTCGCGGCGCCCGGAGCGTGGTGCTCGACCCGGCGGCGGGCAAGACGCCCTTCGTCCTGCGCGACGTGCACCCGGCGTCGCAGTTCCTGTCGTACGGCCGCGAGGGCGTGTGGCACATCTGGATCGGCTTCGACCACATCCTTTTCCTGGTGTCGCTGCTGCTGCCCGCGGTGCTGGTGTGGCGCAAGCCGCGGTGGGAGCCGGCCTCGAGCTTCCGCTCGGCCTTCTGGGAAGTGGCGAAGGTCGTGACCGCGTTCACCGCGGCCCACTCGATCACGCTCTCGCTCGCCACGCTCGGCTGGGTGTCGCTGCCGTCGCGCTGGGTCGAGTCGGCGATTGCGGCGTCGGTGGTGCTGGCCGCATTGAACAACCTCCGCCCGCTCGTCGAAGGGCGGCGCTGGCTGGTGGCCTTCTGCTTCGGGTTGATCCACGGCTTCGGTTTCGCAAGCGTGCTGCAGGACCTCGGCCTGCCGCCCGACGCCCTGCTGCTCTCGCTGGTGGGCTTCAACCTCGGCGTTGAAGTCGGGCAGCTCGCGATCGTGGCGGTGCTGCTGCCTATCGCGTTCGTGCTGCGGCGGCAATGGGTCTACAAGCGGCTGATCCTCGTCGGCGGCTCGCTGCTGATCGCGCTGCTGGCGGCGGTGTGGTTCATCGAGCGGGTCGGCAACCTCGAGCTGATGCCGTTCTGA
- a CDS encoding VOC family protein, producing the protein MSTETSTAASATSNGTLGAAFGATLGAIGIGVRDLQRSAGFYQRVLGMKQLQTFKLPYMDEIVLGLEGSRGSAIVLMHWTDGSERHYGSNGIKLVFYVPDPKAVAQRFRDEGLEVVREPAPVPGLGDAIVGFAKDPDGHLIELLQATVRAA; encoded by the coding sequence ATGAGCACCGAGACCTCCACCGCGGCGAGCGCCACGTCGAACGGCACCTTGGGCGCCGCGTTCGGAGCCACCTTGGGAGCGATAGGCATCGGCGTGCGCGACCTGCAGCGCTCTGCCGGGTTCTACCAACGCGTGCTGGGCATGAAGCAGCTGCAAACCTTCAAGCTGCCCTACATGGACGAGATCGTGCTGGGCCTGGAAGGCAGCCGCGGCTCGGCCATCGTGCTCATGCACTGGACCGATGGCTCCGAGCGCCACTACGGCAGCAATGGCATCAAGCTCGTCTTCTACGTGCCCGACCCGAAGGCCGTGGCGCAGCGCTTCCGCGACGAGGGCCTGGAGGTGGTGCGCGAGCCCGCGCCGGTGCCTGGCCTCGGCGATGCGATCGTCGGCTTCGCGAAAGACCCTGATGGCCACTTGATCGAGTTGCTGCAGGCAACGGTGCGGGCCGCCTGA
- a CDS encoding TetR/AcrR family transcriptional regulator — protein sequence MVRKAAAPAAPKARLSAQARRLQIMDSATALIVGRGLAHCTLDEVAVAAGISKALIYRHFSSRDELLKALLEHEFAVLRGRGLGAFAPDAPFEHVVRVSTRRAFEYLHERGAILRELFSDRSAIELLQERDRKERLQSTRFFVEKSIRTYEVPPEVAQVIAVITINAPAAAARGLRRFGFAPDMSAEVWSEFVLGGWAAVARRFATAPRATGKPALSTSDMDLSNPHRKNPKRSVAKATGKRASPRR from the coding sequence ATGGTTCGCAAGGCCGCAGCGCCCGCTGCACCGAAGGCGCGCCTCTCCGCGCAGGCGCGGCGCCTGCAGATCATGGACAGCGCCACCGCGCTGATCGTGGGCCGCGGTCTCGCGCATTGCACGCTCGACGAAGTGGCGGTGGCGGCCGGCATCAGCAAGGCGCTCATCTACCGCCATTTCTCCAGCCGCGATGAGCTGCTCAAGGCGCTGCTCGAGCATGAGTTCGCCGTGCTGCGTGGCCGTGGGCTCGGCGCCTTTGCGCCCGATGCGCCTTTCGAGCATGTGGTGCGCGTGTCCACACGGCGGGCCTTCGAATACCTGCACGAGCGAGGCGCGATCCTGCGCGAGCTGTTCAGCGACCGCTCGGCGATCGAGCTGCTGCAGGAGCGCGATCGCAAGGAGCGCCTGCAGAGCACGCGCTTCTTCGTGGAGAAATCCATCCGCACCTACGAAGTGCCGCCCGAGGTGGCGCAGGTGATCGCCGTCATCACCATCAACGCGCCTGCGGCGGCCGCACGCGGCCTGCGACGCTTCGGCTTTGCGCCCGACATGAGCGCCGAGGTGTGGTCCGAGTTCGTGCTCGGTGGATGGGCGGCGGTGGCGCGCCGGTTCGCCACGGCACCGCGCGCAACGGGCAAACCCGCGTTGTCGACAAGCGACATGGATTTGTCGAACCCGCACCGGAAGAACCCGAAGCGGAGCGTCGCGAAGGCGACTGGCAAGCGCGCGTCTCCCCGGCGCTGA
- a CDS encoding tripartite tricarboxylate transporter substrate binding protein codes for MLKPLLAAALLAASSAGALAQAWPDKPLRIVVPYPPGGSSDIIARAISQPLSDALKQTVVVENKPGANGNTGTDFVARSTDGHTLLLCDVGALAISPSVYLKLPFDPSKDLKGVSMLAYSPHLLVVHPSVKASNLKELVALSQKEKIDFAVTAMGSAPHLAGVAVEKATQAKWEYIPYKGGSQAVADTVAGQTHVVMNGMLATLPFVQSGKLKVLGVSKKTRVPLLPEVPTIAEQGIAGFESGTWQGVLMPANTPPAVVSRVATELARIIQSPEIQKRLASQGAEVAVIAPADFGPFFERERAKWAKVVAEGKVTID; via the coding sequence ATGCTCAAGCCCTTGCTCGCCGCTGCCCTGCTCGCGGCCTCGTCCGCTGGTGCACTCGCCCAGGCCTGGCCCGACAAGCCGCTGCGCATCGTGGTGCCGTACCCGCCGGGTGGCTCGTCCGACATCATTGCCCGCGCCATCAGCCAGCCACTGTCGGATGCGCTGAAGCAGACCGTCGTCGTCGAAAACAAGCCGGGCGCCAACGGCAACACCGGCACCGATTTCGTCGCCAGGAGCACCGACGGCCACACGCTGCTGCTGTGCGACGTCGGCGCGCTGGCGATCTCGCCCTCGGTCTACCTCAAGCTGCCGTTCGACCCGTCGAAGGACTTGAAGGGCGTGAGCATGCTCGCGTACTCGCCGCACCTGCTGGTGGTGCACCCGTCGGTGAAGGCGAGCAACCTCAAGGAGCTCGTCGCTTTGTCGCAGAAAGAGAAGATCGACTTCGCCGTCACCGCGATGGGCAGCGCGCCGCACCTCGCCGGCGTGGCCGTGGAGAAGGCGACCCAGGCCAAGTGGGAGTACATCCCGTACAAGGGCGGCTCGCAGGCGGTGGCCGACACGGTCGCGGGCCAGACGCATGTGGTGATGAACGGCATGCTGGCCACGCTGCCCTTCGTGCAGTCGGGCAAGCTGAAGGTGCTGGGTGTTTCGAAGAAGACCCGCGTGCCGCTGCTGCCCGAGGTGCCGACGATCGCCGAGCAGGGCATCGCCGGCTTCGAGTCGGGCACCTGGCAGGGCGTGCTGATGCCGGCGAACACACCGCCGGCAGTGGTATCGCGCGTGGCCACCGAGTTGGCGCGCATCATCCAGTCGCCCGAGATCCAGAAGCGCCTCGCCTCGCAAGGCGCAGAAGTTGCGGTGATCGCGCCGGCCGACTTCGGACCCTTCTTCGAGCGCGAGCGCGCCAAGTGGGCCAAGGTGGTGGCCGAGGGCAAGGTCACGATCGACTGA
- a CDS encoding glycerate kinase: MSLDPRAFLRSLFDAAIAAAQPERVIAPHLPPPPKGRTVVIGAGKAGGAMAAAVDALWPVDKPLSGLVVTRYDHVPPAYKKQPGRIEVVEASHPVPDEAGAQAARRIAALAQGLTADDLVLCLISGGGSALLSMPAEGLTLPDKQRINQALLKSGASISEMNCVRKHLSAIKGGRLAAMCAPAPVVSLLISDVPGDDPSVIASGPTVADPSTCREALGILQRYGIDVPPLAAQGLRTGAFETPKPGDERLARNTLAMIATPQASLQAAAQAARAAGITAHVLSDEIEGESREVGKVHAALARAVARRGEPFTRPCVILSGGETTVTVGKDARGRGGRASEFLLACAVTLQGEPGVWVLAGDTDGIDGIETNAGAIVTPDTLARAMALGRKPDEYLASHDAWSFFAALDDLVVTGPTYTNVNDFRALLIL; this comes from the coding sequence ATGAGCCTCGACCCTCGCGCCTTTCTCCGTTCCCTCTTCGATGCGGCGATTGCCGCAGCGCAGCCGGAGCGTGTGATCGCGCCGCATCTGCCGCCGCCGCCCAAAGGCCGCACGGTGGTGATCGGCGCGGGCAAGGCAGGTGGGGCGATGGCGGCGGCGGTCGATGCGCTGTGGCCGGTCGACAAACCCTTGTCGGGCCTGGTCGTCACACGCTATGACCATGTGCCGCCGGCCTACAAGAAGCAACCGGGCCGCATCGAAGTCGTCGAAGCGTCGCACCCGGTGCCCGACGAAGCGGGTGCGCAAGCCGCGCGCCGCATCGCCGCGCTGGCGCAGGGCCTCACCGCCGACGACCTGGTGCTGTGCCTCATCTCCGGCGGGGGCTCCGCGCTGCTGAGCATGCCGGCCGAAGGCCTCACGCTCCCCGACAAGCAACGCATCAACCAGGCCTTGCTCAAGAGCGGCGCCAGCATCAGCGAGATGAACTGCGTGCGCAAACACCTCTCGGCCATCAAGGGTGGCCGGCTCGCGGCGATGTGCGCGCCGGCGCCGGTGGTGAGCCTGCTCATCTCCGACGTGCCGGGCGACGACCCGAGCGTGATCGCGAGCGGCCCGACGGTCGCCGACCCGAGCACTTGCCGCGAAGCGCTCGGCATCCTGCAGCGCTACGGCATCGACGTGCCGCCGCTCGCGGCCCAAGGCCTGCGCACGGGGGCGTTCGAGACGCCGAAGCCGGGCGACGAGCGGCTCGCGCGCAACACACTCGCGATGATCGCCACGCCGCAGGCGAGCCTGCAGGCAGCGGCGCAGGCTGCACGTGCGGCCGGCATCACCGCGCATGTGCTGAGCGACGAGATCGAAGGCGAGTCGCGTGAAGTCGGCAAGGTGCATGCGGCGCTTGCACGTGCCGTCGCGCGACGTGGCGAGCCGTTCACCAGGCCTTGCGTCATCTTGAGCGGAGGTGAGACCACCGTCACCGTCGGCAAGGACGCTCGCGGCCGAGGTGGGCGCGCCAGCGAGTTCCTGCTCGCCTGCGCCGTGACCCTGCAAGGCGAACCCGGTGTGTGGGTGCTCGCGGGCGACACCGATGGCATCGACGGCATCGAGACCAACGCGGGTGCGATCGTCACGCCCGACACGCTGGCGCGTGCCATGGCACTCGGCCGCAAGCCCGACGAGTACCTCGCCTCGCACGATGCGTGGAGCTTCTTCGCGGCGCTCGACGACCTGGTGGTGACGGGCCCCACCTACACCAACGTCAACGACTTCCGCGCCTTGCTGATCCTGTAG
- a CDS encoding 2-hydroxy-3-oxopropionate reductase, protein MKVGFIGLGIMGAPMCGHLIAAGHELFVHTRSKPPAEIAAKAITCPDAATVAQSVDVVILMLPDTPDVAKVLFGERGVAAGLSQGKVVVDMSSISPMETKEFAKKIEALGCDYVDAPVSGGEVGAKAASLTIMCGGKESAFERVKPLFEKMGKNITLVGGVGDGQTTKVANQIIVALNIAAVGEALVFASKAGADPAKVRQALMGGFAASRILEVHGERMIKRTFNPGFRIGLHQKDLSLALAGARTLGVALPQTAGAAQLMQAVAANGGAELDHSALVKALELMAGHVVTPDA, encoded by the coding sequence ATGAAGGTTGGATTCATCGGGCTGGGCATCATGGGTGCGCCCATGTGCGGCCATCTCATCGCCGCGGGCCACGAGCTCTTCGTGCACACGCGCAGCAAGCCGCCGGCCGAGATCGCCGCAAAGGCGATCACCTGCCCCGATGCGGCGACGGTCGCGCAATCGGTGGACGTGGTGATCCTCATGCTGCCCGACACGCCCGACGTGGCGAAGGTGCTCTTCGGCGAAAGGGGCGTGGCCGCAGGTCTGAGCCAAGGCAAGGTCGTCGTCGACATGAGCTCCATCTCGCCGATGGAGACCAAGGAGTTCGCGAAGAAGATCGAAGCGCTCGGCTGCGACTATGTCGATGCGCCGGTGTCGGGTGGCGAAGTCGGCGCGAAGGCCGCCTCGCTCACCATCATGTGCGGTGGCAAGGAGTCGGCCTTCGAACGCGTGAAGCCGCTCTTCGAGAAGATGGGCAAGAACATCACGCTCGTGGGCGGCGTGGGCGACGGACAGACCACCAAGGTCGCCAACCAGATCATCGTGGCGCTCAACATCGCGGCGGTCGGCGAAGCGCTCGTCTTCGCCAGCAAGGCGGGTGCTGACCCGGCCAAGGTGCGCCAGGCCTTGATGGGCGGCTTTGCGGCGAGCCGCATCCTCGAAGTGCATGGGGAGCGCATGATCAAGCGCACCTTCAACCCGGGCTTTCGCATCGGGCTGCACCAGAAGGACCTGAGCCTCGCGCTCGCGGGCGCGCGCACGCTGGGCGTGGCCTTGCCGCAGACGGCGGGGGCCGCGCAGCTGATGCAGGCCGTGGCCGCGAACGGCGGCGCCGAGCTCGACCATTCGGCCCTGGTGAAGGCGCTCGAACTGATGGCCGGGCATGTGGTGACCCCCGACGCGTGA
- a CDS encoding HpcH/HpaI aldolase/citrate lyase family protein, producing the protein MRENRLRTMWKAGEAAVNGWLAIPNSFSAETMAHQGWDTLTIDLQHGVVDYQAMVGMLQAISTTPTVPVVRVPWLEPGILMKTLDAGAYGVICPMVSTREDAQKLVAYTSYAPKGTRSFGPVRALLYGGADYPQYANDTIVRFAMIETAQALDNLDDILSVEGLDAIYIGPSDLSLALGCKPAFDEVDPKAAQAIDHILARAKAHGVVAGIHNGAPEAALARIAKGFQFVTVGSDARLMAAGAQAVVSKMKAGRTASDAGSGSY; encoded by the coding sequence ATGAGAGAGAACCGCCTGCGCACGATGTGGAAGGCCGGTGAAGCGGCCGTCAACGGCTGGCTTGCCATCCCCAACAGCTTCTCGGCCGAGACCATGGCCCACCAGGGCTGGGACACGCTCACCATCGACCTGCAGCACGGCGTGGTCGACTACCAGGCGATGGTCGGCATGCTGCAAGCCATCTCGACCACGCCCACGGTGCCGGTGGTGCGCGTGCCCTGGCTCGAGCCGGGCATCCTGATGAAGACGCTCGACGCCGGCGCCTACGGTGTGATCTGCCCGATGGTCAGCACACGCGAAGACGCGCAGAAGCTCGTGGCCTACACCAGCTACGCGCCCAAGGGCACGCGCAGCTTCGGCCCGGTCCGCGCGCTGCTGTATGGCGGCGCCGACTACCCGCAGTACGCCAACGACACCATCGTGCGCTTCGCGATGATCGAGACCGCGCAGGCGCTCGACAACCTCGACGACATCCTGAGCGTGGAAGGCCTGGACGCGATCTACATCGGCCCTTCCGACCTGTCGCTCGCGCTCGGCTGCAAGCCGGCTTTCGACGAGGTGGACCCGAAGGCCGCGCAGGCCATCGACCACATCCTCGCGCGCGCCAAGGCGCACGGCGTGGTCGCGGGCATCCACAACGGCGCGCCTGAGGCGGCGCTGGCGCGCATCGCCAAGGGCTTCCAGTTCGTGACCGTCGGCTCCGACGCGCGCCTGATGGCCGCGGGTGCGCAAGCGGTGGTCAGCAAGATGAAGGCTGGCCGCACCGCAAGCGACGCGGGCTCCGGTTCCTACTGA